Part of the Candidatus Moraniibacteriota bacterium genome is shown below.
TTCGACACCGGATGACTCACTCAATATACTTTTTAATACCTGGCTCCCCTATCAGGCACTCGTGTCGCGCCTCTGGGCAAAAATGGGTTTTTACCAACCCGGAGGCGCCTTTGGGTTTCGCGACCAACTGCAAGATGCGCTCGCTCTCTGGTATATCGATCCAGCATTAACCAAGCAACACATCCTCAAATCAGCCGCTCAACAATTCGAAGACGGCAATGTCCGCGCGTGGTGGTCTCCAAACTCGGGCTATGGTGTCAAGAACGCTACATCGGATCATCCACTCTGGCTCGCCTGGGTGACCGCAGAATACATCCGCCTCTCTGGAGAAACAGATTTCCTCAATGAGGAAACTTGCTTTCTCTCAGATGACCACGATGCAGAAACACAATTTGACGTCAAACGACACAAACCATCTCTCGTCTCCGCATCACTCCTCGAACACTGTCTGAAATCTATCGAATATGTCTCTGTGTTTGGCGTGCACGGACTTCCTCTTATACGAGGTGGCGACTGGAATGATGGCTTCAACCGCATCGGAAACGAAGGGGAAGGCGAAAGCGTCTGGCTCGGTTTCTTCCTCTTCTCTGTACTCGAGATGTTCATTGCAATACTCTCCGCACGAGGTGACAGCGATCGAGTCGCCATCTACCACAAACGAGCAATCACGCTCAAGAAAAATCTCAACACTCACGGCTGGGGTGGACACTGGTTCCTTCGCGCCTTTTACGATGATGGGACTCCACTGGGTGCGGAGAGCAATCACGAGTGTCGCATTGATGCTATCGCACAGAGTTGGTCTGTCATCTCTGATGCCGGAGAACACGAGAAATCAAAAGAAGCCATGGAAAATCTCTTGCACTTCCTCTACGATCCGGAATCAAAAATCCTCAGACTCCTTGATCCCCCGTTCAACGATCTCTCCAAGAAAAATCCCGGCTATATCAAAGACTACCCGCCTGGTATTCGCGAAAACGGCTCGCAGTACAATCATGCGGTATTTTGGGCAGCAGAAGCATTCGCCAAACTCGGCAACGCCGATCGTGTATACAATCTCCTTGAATGCGCCAATCCGATTCACCGATCAGACTCAGAAAATGCTGCGCGCCTCTATGAAGTGGAGCCCTATGTCGTCGCCGCGGATATCTATTCCGCTGAGCATCGCGGTAAGGGCGGTTGGACATGGTATACTGCCTCTGCAGGACTAATGTATCGGACAATTATCGAGGCGCTCCTCGGCATTCATTTCAATGGAAATACTGTTTCCATGCGTCCCTGCCTACCCAAAACATGGACGCAGTGTTCAATCACGATTCCACGAGCATCCGGTTGCTACACTTTCACATTCACTGCCCGAGAGAATCACGCCAATGTTGTGCGAAGTATCACGCAAGACGGCGTGCCCCTCGATCATTCCCAATCGCACCACGCACTTCCAACTGACGGACAAGACCACCGATTCGACCTCTTCCTCGAATAAGACGCTATGTCTGAAATAAGCCCCCAGCTTCAACAAGAGAAAAACAGAAATCCAATCGATACTGACGCTGTCTGGATTGTCATTCCTGCGTACAATGAAGCGACTGTCATTGCGTCTGTTATCAAAGAAATCCGCCAAGCCGGATATGAAAATATCCTCGTCGTAGATGATGGAAGTACCGACCATACCTTCGATGTCGCCCGAAGTACCGGCATCGTCACTCTCCAGCACCGACTCAATCGCGGAAAAGGTGCCGCAACGAAAACCGGTATTGAAGCAGCAAAGTTGCTCGGTGCACATATCGTCGTCACTATGGATGGCGACGGCCAACACAATCCAGGAGACATCCACACCCTCATCGAACCCATCCGCAAGAGAAAAGCCGATGTCGTACTCGGTACTCGACTCAAACACCCCGAAGGCATGCCCTGGTATAAGCAAGTGCACAACACTATCGGCAATGCAATTGTCTGGTATCTCTACGGTCTCTGGGTATCCGACAGCCAATCCGGCTTCCGAGCCTATTCACGCCGCGCCATAGACCGAATCGACACACGGACGGATCGCTACGAATACGACAGCGAAGTCATCCGAGAAATAAAACGCCACAAACTTTCCTACAAAGAGGTCTCTATCGAAGTTCGCTACACCGAATACTCCATGGGGAAATTCCACAAACAAAGCCTTGCAAACGGCATAAAGACCGTCTTCCGTATGCTCTTTCATATGATAAAATAGTCTCTATGACAGTATTCTCCCTCCACTTCTATCAAGCTGCTATCTTTGCGCTTTCAGCCTTCATGGTTTGGCAAGGTGGCAAACAATATTTTCGTCGTGAAGGAGGACAAACACTCTTCAAATTCTCTGTGCGCGTCATCGTTTGGGGCGGTATGTCTGCCATTGCTGTCTTCCCAAAACTCAGCAATGACCTCGCACAGTTCATTGGCATCGAGGGCAATATAAATGCCGTTATCATGGTCGGCTTTGTCCTTGTCTTCCTTATGATCTTCAAACTCCTCTCCGCAATAGAAACCCTCGAACGACAAATAACCATTCTGACACGAAAAGATGCCCTTACCGAAATTAACCTTGAGAAGGACTAGCAACAATATTTTATGCGATGGTTACTAAGAGTAAATATCATTATCTTCATTCTTGTTGCCGGAGTAGCCATGCTTCCAGTAATAATGGAAGGAATGCTCATAGAACGAATTATTCGATCCGCTGTCGAACTAAGTGCTATCATTGTTCTTCCTGGGCTCAATCTTGTCGCTTGTCTTTCAATTCTTATCAGAAGAAATTTTTCCCTTCGAGAAACATTTGCCCTTGCAGCAACTTTCAATCTCTTTTTTGTGCCCTTACTCCTATTCATTGAATTCAATATTTTCGGCAACGTTTTCCCTACGCTACCCCTTCTCAATGCAATCATTATTTTTATCATATTTCTTGGGACATACTTCACATCAATAGTAAGACACTCAAGAAGGCGATTCTTACTAAACTCATTGAACACCGCCTCGATAAAAGCATTACTTTTTTCTAGGGATTTCTTATTCCCCTTCGGATTCTACTTGCTAGTTGTCATTAGCATTGTCACTGCCTTTTACCCTCTTCCTGATCTTGATCCCTACTATTGGTATTCAGAATTTCAAAACCTATTCTCCAAAGGGAATCTCTCTGGATATCGCCCATTGTTCTCCGCACTCGTCTATATTTTTACACTCGGGTCACATATCGACTTCTATGCATCCTTTAAGTACGTGCTCCCATTTCTCCTTCTTTCCCTCCTCTTTCCACTCATTCTACTATCATCTCTTTTTTCTCAACCACTTCACCGAACTATCATTCTTCTCTTTCCATTCGTAAGCAGTATAAATATTGTCTACCTCACTCTTCCGATTCCGCAAGAGATAGCAGGTATAGCCACCTTTTTTTTAGTTATCTTTGCACTCTACTCCTGGATGCAAAAAGACTCCTTCTTTCTCTTTATTGGTGGAAGCGTCATCAGTCTTGGGTATTGGTACCACGAGGTAGTAGTACTACCGATGGCAGCGTGGGCAATTACAATCACGTACCATTTTCGCCGAGAAATTTTCGCATACGCAAAGAATAATCGAGTAGCCACTATCCTCATCATCGTATTGCTTCTACAGTATTCCTTCTCCCCTATTCAGTTCCTTATCTCAGAGATACACACTCAGTTCAGCACGCTTGCCAACTTCCACACAAACTTCCTTTTTCCGCAGCAATACATAAATATTGATGGAAATGAAATGGGCTGGGGAGACCTTACTGGAGTCGCCAAATACTACGCTTTCTACGTTGGTCCCGTATTATTCACTCTCCTCATTGCACTCCTCTTTTCACGAAAGAAACTATTCCAACGTAATCTCTTCTTTTCAAAATATTCTGCACCCCTAACGCTGTCCTTTTTTTTATTCTTCTGTATTGCAGAAGTACTTCCTCGACTCTCTAACGTCGCCCTTCTTCCTGATCGCGCTTGGGTATTTGCCGGAATATTTTCACTCGTACTAATCCCTCCTCTTTTCAAGACAGCTCTTGGAAACAAGAAGGTATTCCTCTGTGTGCTAGTTGCAGGATTTTCCATCAATATCGGTGCAGCAGTCTTTATCAATACATTAAAAAAATACACCGTCACAGAACCGCAGCTCACATCCGCTTTCTGGATCAATGAACACCTCCCGAAACACCGCTTGATATTCGCCATCTCTGATTACAAACCCCTCCTTCGCCTTTACGGTGGGTCCGAAGTTATACCAATTGCCGATCCAAATTTCTTCTACGACAAGATTATCTTCAAGAAAGAACTGGAAGCACACGATCGTCTAACGAAATATATGCCGCCCGTTTACACAGCAAGACTCAATCAGCTCAGAAAAGCAATTGCTGGGATCGAGCAGAGAGACCCGCTAAAGAATCATTCAGAAGTAGACTCCCTTTTGCAGGAAGGAATTGATTCCCTATCAGATGCACAATCAATTCTTCGAGAATCCAAATCACCCCCGTATTCAGAGAATCAATATGTCTACTATGCTACGCCTGATTTGAGAAATCCATATCTTAGTCGTCCATACATGAAGAAGTTCATCAATAAGGAGGATTGGATATTTTTCAATCATGATTCCTCGCACTTCGAAACTGTCTACGCAGATACAGAACATCACATCTTTCTATGGAAAATCCTTTGAACATTCTTGTATTTTCGCCATTTTATCCGCCACATATTGGTGGGCTCGAATCGCATGCCTATGAATTTAATCAGCACATTGCAAAACACAACATACATATTTCCGTCTTCACTCCAAAATTACCTCTCAACACCATGGAGGAAGAACATCAGTCCGAAAATATCTCTATTTATCGATTTCCTGCTTTCGAAATAATACACAACTACCCCGTCCCAAAACTCTGGTCTCCAACGCTGTGGAAGCTTCTTAAGAAATCAATAACTTCTCAGCCGAATATCGTCATTTCCCGTACAAGATTTTTTAGTACATCGATTTTTGCATACTTCTTCGCAAAGATACAGAAAATTCCACTCATTCATATAGAACACGGTTCTGACTATGTACACTTCAATAGCCAACTTAAAACACTTCTCGGAGCTTGTTATGATCGCATATTTGGACGATTTATACTTCGCCATGCAAACACCGTTATTGCAAATTCGAAAGCCTCTGCGGCATTTGTAAGGAAACTCTCTGGACGAACTGCTGCAATAATATACCGCGGAGTCGAAATTAGTGCTATCCTATCTTGCGAGACTGCCAATCATAGCCCTCTTCCAAAAAGCAATGCATGTACTATTGGATTTGTTGGCAGACTCATCGATGGAAAAGGCGTCAACCTTCTCCTAGAAGCTATCTCAAACATTAAAGGGAGAAATTTCTGTTGTCTTATCATTGGAGATGGTCCAGAACGACATCGTCTTGAATCATTCGCGCAAAAGAATCTCCTTTCTCAATGTATTCGCTTTCTTGGTCATAAGGACCACAGCGAGGCGATTGCCATTATTAAATCGTGCGACATCATTGTCAATCCAAGTTTCACTGAAGGGCTCCCAACCTCCATAATTGAAGCAGCTCTCTGTAAGAAGGCTATAGTTGCCACTAATGTTGGCGGAACATCAGAAATTATTACCGGGAATGACGATGGATTTCTTGTACCGCCAGGAAGCGTTGAAGCCATTCAAGAAAAGTTGGAGTACCTCATTGATCATCCAAATGTCCGGACACGCTTTGGTAATCACGCATTTCTCTCCACGCAGAGCGTGTTTGATTGGGAAACTTCAGTAAAAAAATACCAAAAGATATTTCAAATGGTTCTCAAAAAGTAGTATTTTTATTCTCATTCCCGAATCAACCTTACCTATGTGCGGAATCGCTGGAAAAATCTCCCTAATAGGTCACCGTATTTCTCACAAAGAAATCGACTGCATGACCAATGCCATAAAACACCGCGGTCCAGATGACGGAGGTGCTTATATCTCACCGGATAAGTATGTCGGACTTGGAC
Proteins encoded:
- a CDS encoding glycosyltransferase family 2 protein, whose protein sequence is MSEISPQLQQEKNRNPIDTDAVWIVIPAYNEATVIASVIKEIRQAGYENILVVDDGSTDHTFDVARSTGIVTLQHRLNRGKGAATKTGIEAAKLLGAHIVVTMDGDGQHNPGDIHTLIEPIRKRKADVVLGTRLKHPEGMPWYKQVHNTIGNAIVWYLYGLWVSDSQSGFRAYSRRAIDRIDTRTDRYEYDSEVIREIKRHKLSYKEVSIEVRYTEYSMGKFHKQSLANGIKTVFRMLFHMIK
- a CDS encoding DUF2304 domain-containing protein, with translation MTVFSLHFYQAAIFALSAFMVWQGGKQYFRREGGQTLFKFSVRVIVWGGMSAIAVFPKLSNDLAQFIGIEGNINAVIMVGFVLVFLMIFKLLSAIETLERQITILTRKDALTEINLEKD
- a CDS encoding glycosyltransferase family 4 protein; this encodes MENPLNILVFSPFYPPHIGGLESHAYEFNQHIAKHNIHISVFTPKLPLNTMEEEHQSENISIYRFPAFEIIHNYPVPKLWSPTLWKLLKKSITSQPNIVISRTRFFSTSIFAYFFAKIQKIPLIHIEHGSDYVHFNSQLKTLLGACYDRIFGRFILRHANTVIANSKASAAFVRKLSGRTAAIIYRGVEISAILSCETANHSPLPKSNACTIGFVGRLIDGKGVNLLLEAISNIKGRNFCCLIIGDGPERHRLESFAQKNLLSQCIRFLGHKDHSEAIAIIKSCDIIVNPSFTEGLPTSIIEAALCKKAIVATNVGGTSEIITGNDDGFLVPPGSVEAIQEKLEYLIDHPNVRTRFGNHAFLSTQSVFDWETSVKKYQKIFQMVLKK